Proteins co-encoded in one Kribbella qitaiheensis genomic window:
- a CDS encoding WhiB family transcriptional regulator, producing MTGCSARTDIFQHRLMEEPPPASATRRTRERYDQLVREAKTLCASCPLFTDCLFSAVAEHDVSGFVAGTTAAQRRSMRNLLNVEVQTDDFDQLAGARGTRRPVSHEEVLRLRTQYPNDSLESLAMRLGCSLSTVKRHLRRARRGQSPASKAPRRRPEVSAVLDAFDAVVDQPCRAPRPGTTRVA from the coding sequence ATGACCGGCTGCAGTGCCCGGACAGACATTTTCCAGCACCGCTTGATGGAAGAGCCGCCGCCCGCGTCCGCGACCCGGCGTACCAGGGAGCGCTACGACCAGCTGGTCCGTGAGGCCAAGACGCTCTGCGCGTCCTGCCCGTTGTTCACCGACTGCCTGTTCAGCGCCGTTGCCGAGCACGATGTCAGCGGATTCGTCGCCGGAACCACGGCGGCACAGCGCAGGTCGATGCGTAACCTGCTGAACGTCGAGGTCCAGACCGACGACTTCGACCAGTTGGCCGGCGCCCGCGGTACGCGTCGCCCGGTCAGCCACGAAGAAGTCCTGCGGCTGCGGACGCAGTACCCGAACGACAGCCTGGAGTCCCTGGCCATGCGGCTCGGATGCTCGCTGTCGACGGTGAAGCGCCACCTGCGCAGGGCCCGGCGCGGCCAGAGCCCCGCCAGCAAGGCCCCGCGTCGCCGCCCGGAGGTCAGCGCCGTCCTGGACGCGTTCGACGCCGTGGTGGACCAGCCCTGCCGGGCGCCGCGACCAGGCACCACCCGCGTCGCCTGA
- a CDS encoding HAD family hydrolase: MSEQRTDRPPRLIATDLDGTLVRDDRSVSPRTKAAVLAAQEAGSVFVMVTARPPRWLDELADLVGAHGVAIVANGAILYDVVQRKAIRTRMIDPAVALSVARAIRAEIPDVEFAIERSNRYGQEPKYLNRWPMPADTLVAELDELLAEPAAKLLVRHPSWHSDDLLARIHPLVGQRVAASHSGGHSLVEIAASGVSKATMLADFAAEQGISAAETIAFGDSLNDLPMLAWAGTSYGVANAHPEVLAMIDVVCPANNEDGVATVLEELFAL, translated from the coding sequence GTGTCAGAGCAGAGAACGGACCGCCCACCGCGTCTGATCGCGACCGATCTTGACGGAACCTTGGTACGCGACGACCGTTCGGTCTCGCCGCGGACCAAGGCCGCGGTCCTCGCGGCGCAGGAAGCCGGCAGTGTTTTCGTGATGGTCACCGCGCGGCCACCTCGTTGGCTGGACGAACTGGCCGACCTGGTCGGCGCGCACGGTGTCGCGATCGTTGCCAACGGCGCCATTCTCTACGACGTCGTTCAGCGCAAGGCGATCCGGACCCGGATGATCGATCCGGCCGTCGCGTTGTCGGTGGCGCGGGCGATCCGGGCCGAGATTCCGGACGTGGAGTTCGCGATCGAGCGATCGAACCGTTACGGACAGGAACCGAAGTACCTGAACCGCTGGCCGATGCCGGCCGACACCCTGGTCGCCGAGTTGGACGAACTGCTCGCCGAACCGGCCGCGAAACTGCTGGTCCGCCATCCCAGCTGGCACTCCGACGACCTGCTGGCCCGGATCCATCCACTGGTCGGGCAGCGCGTCGCGGCCAGCCACAGTGGCGGCCACAGCCTGGTGGAGATCGCTGCGAGCGGAGTCTCGAAGGCGACCATGCTGGCCGATTTCGCTGCGGAGCAAGGGATTTCGGCCGCCGAGACGATCGCGTTCGGGGACTCGCTCAACGATCTGCCGATGCTCGCCTGGGCCGGTACGTCATACGGCGTGGCGAACGCGCACCCCGAAGTACTGGCAATGATCGACGTCGTCTGCCCGGCAAACAACGAGGACGGTGTCGCCACCGTCCTCGAAGAGCTCTTCGCGCTCTGA
- a CDS encoding bacterial proteasome activator family protein, whose protein sequence is MSESSSEGQGMPMAGAQTEDGKILIVGPDGMAVEGPPRAEDDHEHDEEPRSVTELVEQPAKVMRVANMVRQLLEEVKSAPLDEASRQQLKTIHEASIKELESGLAPELVEELERLSLDFTDDSTPTEAELRIAQAQLVGWLEGLFHGIQTALFAQQMAARQQLESMRRALPGGQQLPPEEGQFPGSPQAGNTDGPGSGGMYL, encoded by the coding sequence ATGAGCGAGAGCAGCAGCGAGGGCCAGGGGATGCCGATGGCCGGCGCCCAGACCGAGGACGGCAAGATCCTGATCGTCGGTCCGGACGGCATGGCCGTCGAGGGGCCGCCGCGCGCCGAGGACGACCATGAGCACGACGAGGAGCCACGCTCGGTGACGGAGCTCGTCGAGCAGCCGGCCAAGGTGATGCGGGTGGCGAACATGGTCCGCCAGCTGCTCGAAGAGGTGAAGTCCGCGCCGCTCGACGAGGCCAGCCGGCAGCAGCTGAAAACGATCCACGAGGCCTCCATCAAGGAGCTGGAAAGCGGCCTGGCGCCGGAGCTGGTCGAAGAGCTGGAACGGCTCAGCCTCGACTTCACCGACGACAGCACGCCGACCGAGGCCGAACTGCGGATCGCGCAGGCCCAGCTGGTCGGCTGGCTCGAAGGACTGTTCCACGGCATCCAGACCGCTCTGTTCGCCCAGCAGATGGCGGCCCGGCAGCAGCTCGAGTCGATGCGCCGCGCACTGCCAGGTGGCCAGCAACTGCCGCCGGAAGAGGGCCAGTTCCCCGGTTCCCCGCAGGCCGGCAACACCGACGGCCCCGGCAGCGGCGGGATGTACCTGTGA